A region of the Cannabis sativa cultivar Pink pepper isolate KNU-18-1 chromosome 3, ASM2916894v1, whole genome shotgun sequence genome:
AATTAAAAGAAACATGACAAACTAAAATATCTTCAAActaatttatttctattttctataattattttcttattctattaaactcaatttttgaatatgattttattatttaactaaAAATTCTTTATATACGATTAACTACAAACATCTCATATATTTTGTTCTACTACATTCaaaatctaaatattatatttagttaGGAGTGTCAATGGCtcgggtcggatctgatccgactaTAATCCGACCTGATCCAGATCATGTAAGGATCTGCCCAGTCCCGCCCTGCTAGATCAGATACTTGGATCAGATCAGATCCGACCTGACTGATTCTGATCGGATTTGATCCGACCCGACTATGCTTTTTTTCTTAAGAATTTTAATATcaacttataattttatatcaatggatttgggtcccgggtccgggttcaggtccgggttttgggatccgggtccgagtctgggttcgggtccaaggtcTGCATCCCGGGACTGGGTTCAGGGTCCGGGTTTCGGGTTTCGGTCCGGGGTCCGGGtctcgggtttgggtcccggtcccgggtctaggtcctgggtccaggtccgggtccagttctaggtctggatccaggtccgggtctcagtccCGTGTCCGGGTctcgggtctgggtcctaggttcgagtcccggtcgggtctgggtctgggtcctaggttcgagtcccagtcgggtccgggtctgggtccggggtccgggtcccgagtccaggtccgagtccaggtccgggtctggttcccaggtcctggtcctgggtcccggtccgggtccaggttcgagatctaggtccaggttcgggttagggtaaggtttagggttcgggtctgggtcctgggtcCCGGGTCTGGGTGTAAGTCTGGGTCCGAGTTTCGGGTCCCGGTCcgagtctgagtttgggtccgggtctcgggtcccggtctgggtctgggttcgagtccaggtcccaAAGGTTTTGAGTCTTaacttaagttttttttaaataaatgtaaatcgggtcggatcagatccgatccaGAAAAAAATTAGGCGGGATGGAGCGAATCTGATCAAAGATCCAATAAGTATCCGAATGTTTCGGATTAGAGGTGATCCGTCGGGTCGGAACTCCAACCCGCTCCAACTAAATGGATATTTTTGACATGCCGATATTTAATTAACAAactgaaaaaatattttgaattcaactaaattataattctaaatatctaattaattagtttcaaaaattaattaatagataTTTCATTTTAGctactaaattatattttcttaatattaattaattaacaattaaaattttcataCATAATAAAATTCAACCTTCTTATACGAATCCTCTTAAACGATTTAGAaactaactaaaaaattatcaaataagATTTATAGATATTTTGTTTTAGctactaaattttattttctaaatattaattaattaattaacaactaAAAATCATCCTACATTATTATTGAATCCGATATTCATATTCGGTTTAGAATTTTTAACTTACGTTCCAATTAAATTTTCTCTATGTTTTCTTATAATTAAAGTTAAATCAACATTcaattttattgattaatttgttctttatttttttttatatttttcttaaaatatttaCTATGGTGACGTTTGATAacatttttgtttaaaaaattttaatcacataaataaaagtaaactttttattttatatttttttaaaaaaaaaaatgtattctataaccatttttatttttcaattttaaaaacaaaaaacaaagtgtgttttgtaaatttcatttttattttcatttattaattttatttaagtcgagtCGGGAGCCGAGGTCAGATACGGTTTCTAAGGTCTAAGTTGGGATCGGATtcggagtccaaaatattaattaaaaaaaaaactttttaaaaaaatattaaaagagatttttttaaatttaaattttcagttaaaaaattaaaaaataaaaagagttttatagaacatgcaAATATTTTcaccttttctaattttaaaaacaaaaaaattaattaaaatagtgTTACCATATGTGTATTgaaattcttttttaatcttTGAAGAGTTGTTTGGGTCGTTTTGTagtatttatataaaaagaaagaataaaagtgtCAAATTTCACAAATCTGTTTGGCTACTtcatttttttctctcaaattttccaattgaattgaaaaaaaaaaaaacgttgcGCGCTTTTTTTTTCTCCTTCCGGGTGTGGGGGTTTTTGTTGCCTTGGTTCTTCTCCAATGGCGAGCCATTCTCATTCCCTTCAATTTCCCCAGAATCAGGACAATGACGAACTCAGCGAGCCACCACTGATTTTggtcgaagaagaagaagacgacgACGACGAAACGGAAGAGGACAATGAAGAAGCAGAAGAAGACGACGAAACTGAAGAAGATGGCGACTATGTCGCTTATGTTGCAGAATTGCTGAAAGAAGAGGCTAATAATGAAGCAGAGGAAGCCGCCTCGTTGGGCGAGGGCTCTCAAGAGAAAGAGTGGAATCGTAGTGAAATTGATGGTCTATTTTGCCCTATTTGCATGGAAGCTTGGTGTAATGATGGTGATCATCACATCTGGtatgtaatttttctttttctctttctttttctgcATTCTATTGTTATTTGAGTACTCTTCAGGAAAAGGGAAAATATCTTGTATAATCTTCGAGATATTCAATGGAAGAATTGGTACTGTTAATCTCACAGTGATAGCTATGTCGTTAAACATTTATTGGAGAGACTTACTTAGCAATTTGTTAGAGTTGACAGCCTTCGAAATATGGTTCTTTTTGGGGTCAAGGAAAAGTtgaaatttgtttattttatttttttttttcaaaagaataAGCACAACAGCGAATGTAGGTAGTTTGAGCAGTGTTTAATGTTTGCAAACCATAACATGATGTGACATTGTCATTGATTTGTTGGGAAATCATTTCACTAATTAGTCAtctctccattttttttttctgtttggtGACTACAGTTGTCTTCCTTGTGGGCACATATATGGTATGTCTTGCATTGAGAAATGGTTGCAAATGCGGAAAAATCAAGGGAAGGTACTGATTATGTAACCATATCGTGTTTCCTGGAAGATCTGGAAAACTTATTCATTCTTGTGGAACTTATtgctcaatttttttcttttttcttttctctttagtGTCCCCAATGCAACAAGAAATGCACCCTGAAAGATGTTAGAAAGCTGTTTGCATCTCAGCTTGTTACTGTTGATGATTCACAAAAGGTTATCTTACTTCACTAAACTTGCTGCTTTCagatatgtttaattaatatgatTTCATACATACATAGTAAATGATTGAGTTTACCCGTTTGTAGAGAATCCGACTACTAGAGACTAAATGCTCTTCTTTAGAGAAGGAGGTAAGAATTATTTCCACGAGTGCCAGTTCAGATTTCTTATAATTTGAGTTTGTCttaatttttgattttctaagatTTGTTAAAATCGTTCATCTTctcattatataattttataacggAGTGATTTATACGTAGTATACTTATGAGACAAGTCTGTTATATTGGAAGGAGTTAATTTTCATTAGTTGCTGCTAGCTTCATtcgtaaatatatattttttattttacttttaatgCACAGAGAGTTGATTGGaggaaaaaagaagagaaatggAAAAAGAAGGAGTCTGTGATGCGTTTGAAAGTTCAACAGCTTACAGAGGTATGCTGGTTGTGAACAATTCTGAAGTTTATCTGTACACTACAACAATTTAATGAGTTTATGTTCTCTAAAATATGTCCATGCTGTCTTGATTCATTTTTGCGATTCAGACATTGTCTGTTTTTTTCCAAGCTTTCAAACTTCCCCTTGGTTTCAAATTTTAAccttttaatcaattttaagtTATAGTTTCTGCCTTTTTTTTGGCTCCACGAAAGAATTGAAGCATTGTGAAAATTTATGTGTTGGGTAATACTGACCTTTCAAGTAGCTTACATATAAATCACTGTCTTGGGTAATTCCTACAAAAATACATTCTTCTTTGATGGTCATGACGAGCAATATGTTGCTATTAGATGAAAAGAACTACAAAATCTACAAATTTAtcacaatcaaataaaaataacttgAAAGCTGTATGATGAAGTATTCATATGCCACTTTTAATGTACTTGGGATGTCTTGTAGATGACATTAGTAAGCAAGGcattccttctctctctctctctgtctctctctctctctctccaaccCCCATGAAATCTAATTTTTGGCTATCTAGAGGACAACTCAATTGGAGCAGTTTATAGGAGATTTATCAAAGGGACCATCTAATTCAGTCAATTCTGGTGGAGACTTACTACAAAGATCTGTGATTGGTAATAGTTTTGTTAATGGTTACATAAGCAGCATTATCTTCATAAATATGTTGGCTAGAAAATCAATGCGTTTTTACGATCAATGATCTTTTTTGTGTTATTATTTCGATGGAAGTTAATATCTTGCATTGTTCTTTTAATATTTCTTGTAGGGCGTAATTCTAATTCAATATTATGCAGACAAGGATCTTCTCCTCATTTTATTTTACAGGTTTGATGCTAGTTTCTCCTTGATATTCTGTATTCTGCTTTATTGAAATGGATTATAGTTAATGGCCTATAGCATGGCTTTATGAGCTGTTATTCATTTAGGAATTATAGGGACTAGGACCTTTGTGGTATTCTTGATGGGAATATTaatatcattattttatttttacagaagGAGCTGCAGGTGGATGGCGCtcaattatttgattttgatgctTCTAATCAAATCTTGTTAATTGCTCGAAATCTATCTGGAATGGGCGCAAAACATATACTTACCAAAGTAATATTTTTGTTGGTCAACTAAGATCTAGGATTTGAGTATCCTTTGTATCATTGAATTTGGAAATAATTAGCAGGCTTGtgtaaaaatatgattttgCAGATTAGCTTGATACCTCCTCATGAAAGAGAAGATATTTTGCTTCCTCCATCTATAAATTTCATCAAGGACTTACACATTTGCCCTACGGATAGCCGTCTTGCACTCCTAGCTTCACTAGGGAAGAAAGTATCACTTTTCAGGTGACATTTGCTTCCTAAAACTGTTCTCATTTTTCTTATTCATGCTTGCctatataaatatttgtttgtgTACAATGTATGTATCTTTGTACTGACTACAGTCAGCGCTTTGTTACAGTACGGAGAGCAACAATGTCATCCTTACCTATGATTTACcggtaaaattttatttatgaataatATTCAACTTTTGATGTATTTTTCTGTACTTGCGCATGTTCATGCCTAGACACAAGAGTCCTGAACTTCTACCTTCTTACCATCATACATCTCTTCCATTGCTATTTTgcattttaagaaattcaaataGTTTGAAAAGGAATCATTTATTGATCCTAAATACTGCTGTTGAAGGTTTTCTTGTCCAGTGTGCTCTATTCCATATTGACATTTGTACTTCCAGGCTGCTGCTTGGACTTGTTCATGGGATCTCAACAGCCCATGTTATATGTATGCTGGACTACAGGTATGAGTTGTCTGCTTTATTTTTTGCGATAACCAGTGTTTATGAATTCTTATATTttctgtttttctttcttttataaatGCAGAATGGCTCGGTTTTAATGTTTGACATGCGCCAAACTATGGGCCCTGTGAAATTTCTCAAGGGACTGACCAGCAATCCAGTTCATACTGTACATTCTCTCTTACACAAGTCAACTCTTCCTTCTGGTGCTAGATCTGTCTTGTCTGCTTCTTCCGCTGGCTTGTGTCAATGGAACTTTGAAGGTGCTGATGAAATGTGGGTATCTTCTCTACTTGctctatttatttctattttaagcTGGtattatgtataattttttttatgtataacattcatttattttatatgtttcTTGACTAAATTTTTGTTGTgggttatacatatatattctgTCTTTTTCTTCACATCGATTAGCCACATTTTCTTATTGATAATCATAAATCAAAATTCTTGAAAACGTGTATACAAAATATATTTCCTGGTAAATtatgttcaaatatcatatgcATTAGAATTTTAGTTACTTAAACAGCTGTATCTAACTTCATTTTCTTTCTATAAGTTCATTATGTTATGGCATGTTCTAACTAGTCAATTAATTTCTATGAAGGCCAACTTTTATTCCAGACACAGAGAGACAAGGAGTCTGTATATCACTTGCTTATTGTCCTAGCAGCGATGACATTGTCGCTTCATATCGTCCTAAAGTTGAAATGCATAATGACATGGCTACGTCTCAACTTTCAcaaactccttccaatgttacCGGACAAGGAATAATGGGTTCCCATGTTCAATATAGGAGAGGAGGTTTTAACTCCTGCTTTCAAAAGTTGGCTTCCACCTATGCTAGTATGAATCAGATCCGGCTTCCGAAATGTGCGATTATAGACTTTAGCGAAGATAAGAAATTATTTGCATCCAGGGAAGAAGGAGCTTGTGAAACAGCCTTGCAAGAATTGCCTTCCTTTTCTGTTTCTCAGCGTCTTAACTCTGACAGGTATCCACTCCGAGACATCAAGTATACAAATGCTGTAGGTCATTGTTTACTTGGTGGTTTGAGTGGTGATTTACTGCAAATTTTCAGTACTTAGTTGTCATCAAGAAAGGTAATCTTTTATATTTACTTTCATCAAATCTTTGCTTTAAGCTGTAGATTTAGTAAATGTGCTGTTTACATATAACATgggtaattttgatttttcaaaatcagaGTCCATTCACTGTAGAATAAGTGCAATTCGTCCTCATAACTATTATTTTACATATGTagatatatttctttttcatgaggCTACTAGTCTGCTACTGCCTACTGCCAGTGTCTGGGCCTGAAAATTTTATTAGATAACGATTTATAGCTCTCTTTTCATTAGTCACTCActatgttattatttattaatggttTGATTGGACTCATTCTTTTGTGCAACTCTTGTCCTTTGTTGGTTGGTTAAAGTAAGTAGATCTTTCAAttctcaaattaaataatttgacaCTTAATGACAAGGTGTTTGGTTCACAACTTTATTGACAAGTTTAAGTTTATCATATTGTATTCCACaaattatatttagttaatCACAAAAATACAAATACAGATAACAGTCATGTGATAAATCACTACCTCATaattatagataaatatatgttttttatGGGAAAAGAAAAGTTGAAGCTGGTTATGAGGTCCATTTTTGTGACTGCATGTTTGTAAAAGGAGAAAAGTAAATTTTGTCCCTGTGAAACTTTGGATTGCAAAATAAACTTTTGGTGAGTGTATTGTGTAGAGCCGTGTTGTAACTACATATATTCACCTTAAATTATGTGTGCAATAACTCtccatttaaaaataaaataaaattagtcaTTTTAAAATGGAAATAAAATTCGTTATTGCCTTATTGGTTATAACACTGACCCAAGTGGGGAGGCTTGTTCTAAATGCATCCAAGAAGGATGCTCCTGTACAGTACAAGTGAGTGAGGCCCTACTTTGGAGAAGGATTATTTTGGTACTATTCATTTTCTTTTATAAGAAATTTTCCTTGTTTATTctgagaaaaataaatttaattgtaataattactaaaaacgAGCAGGGAGAATTAAAAAATAGCACcatataaagaaataaaaaattaaaatccgACCTACCGGATTCGAACCAGTGACCTAAGGATATCTATTTGGTTATAGCCAACTACAGTCCTCCGCTCTGCCAACTGAGCTAAGGTCGGTTTTGCTTATATTGcaaacaaattatatatatatattctataaagACAAGGCAAATCGTgagaatataaataaataaaaagtcttaAAAGACCTTTTTGTCGTTTAAAATTCTACTTGcccataaattataaaaaaaaaaaaaacctacttGACAATAAATTTCAATCTATTAACTGAAAATTAGTTCAATTTTTTCTCCCATATAAACCttacaataaatattaaagtaagAGATATTAAGGGCAAaatcatttatattttatatttttttaacaagtaACACtatctaaattaatattttagtgaCAAAACTACCCAAATTCTATTTTTGTTAGTTATTTACCCTTTTCGTCTGAAAAAATTATGTTAAGTGCCACATTAGATATGTCATAATATATACAAGTGTACACAAGGATGGAGCCAAAACTAAATAGTTGGGGGACTAATATCGAACAACACAATacacaaaaaatttaaattttagtgactaaaatattttttaagaatgtaTGTCAATTGtggaaaatattattattttttaattttataaatattatatactatattttaaaaataatcaaatagttaaattaaaaataaaatacgaaTAGTGCTTTAAAATTTAACGGGTTCAATTTAATATtaccaaaattaataatgaTATGTAGTTTCTTAAGGGAAAGAAACACATGTTAATTTTAAGtggttaattttatattaattaaacaatatactaaatgtatttttaaattaaaataagtcaaATTAAGTATAGAAAAATGACGCGTAAAAATAAAGTATagaaaaatgaaatatatttatcattttattatatatataattgtggaACCTAcattcatatataataaaattatatatatattttatcaaaaatagtgtatttatatctttttatatacttttataTATGATTATAGGGCAAGACTACGGTAGGACTTAGTATAAGTTCCCTATCGGTAGAGAAGCTTTTTTGACCATTGATTTTAAGTCATGTGGTCATTATGATATAAGGTGTATACTCTTACGATAGAactgcttgtatacaattaaaattttattgatattataataatatttaaaaatatatttattttaaaaaataaataatattaataaattaaaatttttatttatttttaatataaattatcattatttttttaaaagttaatttgaTCGTTGTTCAATCTCTCccagaaatataatttttcttttcatattttttaagtcTCAATTCCTTTGATCCTCCATAAATCTCTATTGATGCTCTATTTCTGTACTCATGAAATATTTTTGCTTCACCAGTATAGGACTTTTGCTATACATGAtgaaatctatttatttatttttatttttatataccaTAAAATTGATAGAATagatgaatttattttatgaaat
Encoded here:
- the LOC133035658 gene encoding uncharacterized protein LOC133035658 isoform X2, with product MASHSHSLQFPQNQDNDELSEPPLILVEEEEDDDDETEEDNEEAEEDDETEEDGDYVAYVAELLKEEANNEAEEAASLGEGSQEKEWNRSEIDGLFCPICMEAWCNDGDHHICCLPCGHIYGMSCIEKWLQMRKNQGKCPQCNKKCTLKDVRKLFASQLVTVDDSQKRIRLLETKCSSLEKERVDWRKKEEKWKKKESVMRLKVQQLTEFIGDLSKGPSNSVNSGGDLLQRSVIGRNSNSILCRQGSSPHFILQKELQVDGAQLFDFDASNQILLIARNLSGMGAKHILTKISLIPPHEREDILLPPSINFIKDLHICPTDSRLALLASLGKKVSLFSTESNNVILTYDLPAAAWTCSWDLNSPCYMYAGLQNGSVLMFDMRQTMGPVKFLKGLTSNPVHTVHSLLHKSTLPSGARSVLSASSAGLCQWNFEGADEMPTFIPDTERQGVCISLAYCPSSDDIVASYRPKVEMHNDMATSQLSQTPSNVTGQGIMGSHVQYRRGGFNSCFQKLASTYASMNQIRLPKCAIIDFSEDKKLFASREEGACETALQELPSFSVSQRLNSDRYPLRDIKYTNAVGHCLLGGLSGDLLQIFST
- the LOC133035658 gene encoding uncharacterized protein LOC133035658 isoform X1, whose amino-acid sequence is MASHSHSLQFPQNQDNDELSEPPLILVEEEEDDDDETEEDNEEAEEDDETEEDGDYVAYVAELLKEEANNEAEEAASLGEGSQEKEWNRSEIDGLFCPICMEAWCNDGDHHICCLPCGHIYGMSCIEKWLQMRKNQGKCPQCNKKCTLKDVRKLFASQLVTVDDSQKRIRLLETKCSSLEKERVDWRKKEEKWKKKESVMRLKVQQLTERTTQLEQFIGDLSKGPSNSVNSGGDLLQRSVIGRNSNSILCRQGSSPHFILQKELQVDGAQLFDFDASNQILLIARNLSGMGAKHILTKISLIPPHEREDILLPPSINFIKDLHICPTDSRLALLASLGKKVSLFSTESNNVILTYDLPAAAWTCSWDLNSPCYMYAGLQNGSVLMFDMRQTMGPVKFLKGLTSNPVHTVHSLLHKSTLPSGARSVLSASSAGLCQWNFEGADEMPTFIPDTERQGVCISLAYCPSSDDIVASYRPKVEMHNDMATSQLSQTPSNVTGQGIMGSHVQYRRGGFNSCFQKLASTYASMNQIRLPKCAIIDFSEDKKLFASREEGACETALQELPSFSVSQRLNSDRYPLRDIKYTNAVGHCLLGGLSGDLLQIFST